The Natrarchaeobius halalkaliphilus genomic sequence AGTAGAAATACGTCTTTCAAGAGGGCAAACTAACAATTACCACACTTACTTTCTTTTCGTCAGGACAGGCATGGATCACCACCGGGGACCCACCCAGGAACACAGTTTACCATTTAATCAGCGATAGAGATGGAACGACCGCTATCGTTTTTTTAAGTAGGGAGGGAATTGGTGGTCGCCCTAACTGGGCAGTGAACAGGCATGAGTGACGATACCAATCCAAGCGGAGACTCGAGACGATCGGTTATGAAAAAAGGCGCACTGGCAGCGACGGCCCTTGCAGTCGGCACAGGTGCCACAGCAACCACGACAGCGGCCCAGGAAGAGGACGGAGAGGTCGTCGTGAGCGGCCACGATTACTACCCAGACACCGATTTCGACGTTCTCGCGGAGTTCGAATCGGGGACCAGAGACGACATCCTGGAGTCGGACAATCTGGAAGGCGAGTTCGACGATGTCGGTGACTGGGACGTCTACGCGGTCAGTTTCGACGTCGGAAGCGGCGGGATACTGGGATACTTCATGGTGGACGAAGGCGACGCGGACATCAGCGCCGGAGACACCGGATCCATGACCGGAACCGCGTCGTTCCGCAACGCGGAGGCGAACCTCCTCGAGGTCGACGTTACCACGGAGGCTGCCGAGGACGACCCCGAAGACGACGAAGCCGACGCCGAGGACGATGAGGCCGATAACGACGAATCTGAAGACGACGAAGAAGCGTGAACACAGAGACAAATGAAAGAAACACACACTGCAGACGGTGACTCGAGGCGCTCATTCATGAAAAAAGGTGCACTGGCAACAACTGCCCTTGCAGTCGGTACAGGAGCTTCAGCGACAATGGCAACGGCACAAGATGACGACGACAACGACGACGAGGCGGAAGGAGAGGTCGTCGTGAGCGGTCACGATTACTACCCAGACACTGACTACGAGGTTCTCGCGGAGTTCGATTCGAGTACCAGAGACGATATCCTGGAGTCGGACACGTTCGAAGGCGAGTTCGACGATGTCGGTGATTGGGACGTCTACGCGGTCAGTTTCGACGTCGGAAGCGGCGGGATACTGGGATACTTCATGGTGGACGAAGACGACGCGGATATCAGCGCCGGAGACACCGGATCCATGACCGGAACCGCGTCGTTCCGCAACGCGGAGGCGAACCTCCTCGAGGTCGACGTTACCACGGAGGCTGCCGAGGACGACCCCGAAGACGACGAAGAGGAAGAGCCAGAAGAAGAAGAGCCTGACGACCCCGAAGAAGAGCCCGACGACCCCGAAGAAGAGCCAGAGGAGGAACCCGACGAGGAAGAAGACGACGACGGAATCTTCGGCTGAATCGAACGCTCTTTGAACATCTATAGATATGTTTATTTTCCGTTACTCTTCGTGGTGCTGGTTCGGCCGACACACAGGTGATCAAGAGAATTACGATAGGGGGAAAAGTGGGGTACAGCAGTCACACCGACTCGGACACAACCGAAAACCAATCAGCTCCTCTGAGCTATCGTCTCGATATAAATATGTGGGTTGGTAACAGCTTATTATCGAATTCTTCGGTATCGTTTTGATAGACAATTTCCATTTGTGGCTCTGAAACGAGAAGCTCCTTCGGAACCAGCTGGCGTAACCGGCCGATCGGTCGCTGGATCGTTTCGAAGTCAGAGAGACAGCCTCGAGTCGAAGTGCGATATCCAACCAGGTCGGT encodes the following:
- a CDS encoding calcium-binding protein, with product MSDDTNPSGDSRRSVMKKGALAATALAVGTGATATTTAAQEEDGEVVVSGHDYYPDTDFDVLAEFESGTRDDILESDNLEGEFDDVGDWDVYAVSFDVGSGGILGYFMVDEGDADISAGDTGSMTGTASFRNAEANLLEVDVTTEAAEDDPEDDEADAEDDEADNDESEDDEEA
- a CDS encoding calcium-binding protein, with the protein product MATAQDDDDNDDEAEGEVVVSGHDYYPDTDYEVLAEFDSSTRDDILESDTFEGEFDDVGDWDVYAVSFDVGSGGILGYFMVDEDDADISAGDTGSMTGTASFRNAEANLLEVDVTTEAAEDDPEDDEEEEPEEEEPDDPEEEPDDPEEEPEEEPDEEEDDDGIFG